One Deinococcus sp. LM3 DNA segment encodes these proteins:
- a CDS encoding GGDEF domain-containing protein codes for MLPHTPHQPTSRAQEPLRRRVYVAVCLLAAAALVVILLTDLRRGQMDASVAGGLALCLGVAGLLQFSRLPWLLVDYTVLVGASGIVVTQLLELLRLQESIPVRSYFPGAFLVIAAFSVLPVRAALTYTAVLLSVFAGLSVVTGSDVVLLGQLALTSLLIAHLSYFGRQVSAERARSDEQYRLSRTDVLTGLDNRRGMYERIQQAFSRSLNEEGAEFTVLLADIDHFKRVNDTFGHDVGDQVLRRVATVLQRQVGDQGSVSRWGGEEFLILLHTSDPPVVRAVAGQLWHAVRTAAVAGLPPVTTSVGVASSGEVTSVSDLLRIADRRLYEAKDAGRDRVQLGPARSRSAPVPAPPGPAPRPEQAERA; via the coding sequence ATGCTTCCGCACACGCCGCATCAACCCACTTCCCGCGCGCAGGAACCGCTGCGCCGCCGGGTGTATGTGGCCGTGTGTCTGCTGGCCGCCGCGGCGCTGGTGGTGATTCTGCTGACCGACCTGCGGCGCGGTCAGATGGATGCCAGCGTGGCGGGCGGGCTGGCGCTGTGCCTGGGGGTAGCGGGCCTGCTGCAGTTCTCACGTCTGCCCTGGCTGCTGGTGGATTACACCGTGCTGGTGGGCGCGTCGGGCATTGTCGTCACGCAGCTGCTGGAACTGCTGCGCCTTCAGGAGTCCATTCCGGTCCGCAGTTACTTTCCCGGCGCGTTCCTGGTGATCGCGGCGTTCAGTGTCCTGCCGGTCCGGGCGGCGCTGACCTACACGGCCGTGCTGCTGAGCGTCTTCGCGGGCCTGTCGGTTGTCACGGGCAGTGACGTGGTGCTGCTGGGTCAGCTGGCGCTGACGTCCCTGCTGATCGCGCACCTGTCGTACTTCGGGCGGCAGGTGAGCGCCGAACGGGCCCGCTCGGACGAGCAGTACCGGCTGTCGCGCACCGACGTCCTGACCGGCCTGGACAACCGGCGCGGCATGTACGAACGCATTCAGCAGGCGTTCTCCCGGAGCCTTAACGAGGAGGGTGCGGAGTTCACGGTCCTGCTGGCCGACATCGACCATTTCAAGCGCGTGAACGACACCTTCGGGCATGACGTGGGCGATCAGGTGCTGCGGCGCGTGGCGACTGTCCTGCAACGCCAGGTCGGTGACCAGGGCAGCGTGTCCCGCTGGGGCGGCGAGGAATTCCTGATCCTGCTGCACACCAGTGACCCGCCGGTGGTGCGCGCGGTGGCCGGGCAGCTCTGGCACGCGGTGCGCACGGCGGCCGTGGCGGGCCTTCCGCCCGTGACCACCAGCGTGGGCGTGGCGAGTTCCGGCGAGGTCACCTCGGTCAGTGATCTGCTGCGGATCGCGGACCGCCGCCTGTACGAGGCCAAGGACGCCGGGCGGGACCGCGTGCAGCTCGGCCCGGCCCGCAGCCGGAGCGCGCCGGTCCCGGCGCCTCCCGGCCCGGCGCCACGACCGGAACAGGCGGAGCGGGCGTAG
- a CDS encoding MATE family efflux transporter → MPTDPPAFSPAPAPDRPRSEGGTLLRLAVPVIVSQFSVNALALISTAVIGRLGPAELAAVAYGNAAYYLGFIVLLGVMLSVAPRVAAAHGAGDPAGVARATRAGLLLAALLSAAFLPLAFLAAHLMQTHAPDGLRGDLAGLYLRLYALGMPATLAFSALRGALEGTGQPRAVTLTALGGALGAAALSPALTFGWGPLPALGVAGAALTTVIVYWASALILAFLARSRLAVPKAAPTPPGTVRAELRVLLRLGWPIGLTLGAEGGLFTVTSLLMARFGPDALAAHNVALQVITAVFMVPLGLATATGIRVAHHHGAGNLRAARRVGLLGAGAAALIMLLVSVSYVLTPGAVTGVFVNVRDPANAALVAQAASFLLIATLFQAADGVQVTANAALRGLQDTRVPMLISLVTYWIVGLGSGVLLAFGLGLGPRGLWFGLCTGLLCTAALLLARFLRRTDASHIRQPV, encoded by the coding sequence ATGCCGACCGACCCTCCTGCATTCTCACCCGCGCCGGCACCCGACCGCCCCCGCAGCGAGGGCGGCACGCTGCTGCGCCTCGCGGTGCCGGTCATCGTCTCGCAGTTCAGCGTGAACGCCCTGGCCCTGATCAGCACCGCCGTCATCGGCCGCCTCGGCCCGGCCGAACTGGCCGCCGTCGCGTACGGGAACGCCGCGTACTACCTGGGGTTCATCGTGCTGCTGGGCGTCATGCTCTCGGTCGCGCCGCGCGTGGCCGCCGCGCACGGTGCGGGCGACCCGGCCGGCGTGGCCCGCGCCACCCGCGCCGGGCTGCTGCTGGCCGCGCTGCTGTCCGCCGCGTTCCTGCCGCTGGCCTTCCTGGCCGCCCACCTGATGCAGACGCACGCGCCCGACGGCCTGCGCGGCGACCTCGCCGGCCTGTACCTGCGCCTGTACGCGCTGGGCATGCCGGCCACACTGGCCTTCAGCGCCCTGCGCGGCGCCCTTGAGGGCACCGGGCAGCCGCGCGCCGTCACCCTCACCGCGCTGGGCGGCGCGCTGGGCGCCGCCGCGCTGAGTCCCGCCCTGACCTTCGGCTGGGGGCCACTGCCCGCACTGGGCGTGGCCGGCGCGGCCCTGACCACCGTGATCGTGTACTGGGCGAGCGCCCTGATCCTGGCCTTCCTGGCCCGCTCCCGTCTCGCCGTTCCGAAGGCCGCGCCCACACCGCCCGGCACGGTTCGCGCGGAACTGCGCGTCCTGCTGCGCCTGGGCTGGCCCATCGGCCTGACCCTCGGCGCCGAGGGCGGCCTGTTCACCGTCACCTCGCTGCTGATGGCCCGCTTCGGCCCGGACGCGCTGGCCGCGCACAACGTGGCCCTGCAGGTCATCACGGCCGTGTTCATGGTGCCGCTGGGACTGGCGACCGCCACCGGCATCCGCGTCGCACACCACCACGGCGCCGGGAACCTGAGGGCCGCGCGCCGCGTGGGCCTGCTCGGCGCGGGGGCCGCCGCGCTGATCATGCTGCTCGTCAGCGTGTCCTACGTCCTGACGCCCGGCGCGGTCACGGGCGTGTTCGTGAACGTCCGCGACCCCGCCAACGCCGCCCTGGTCGCGCAGGCCGCCTCTTTCCTGCTGATCGCCACGCTGTTCCAGGCCGCCGACGGCGTGCAGGTCACCGCGAACGCCGCGCTGCGCGGACTTCAGGACACCCGCGTGCCCATGCTGATCTCCCTGGTCACGTACTGGATCGTGGGCCTGGGCAGCGGCGTCCTGCTGGCCTTCGGGCTGGGCCTGGGCCCGCGCGGCCTGTGGTTCGGCCTGTGCACCGGCCTGCTGTGCACCGCCGCGCTGCTGCTGGCCCGCTTCCTGCGCCGCACCGACGCCAGCCACATCCGGCAGCCAGTCTGA
- a CDS encoding PLP-dependent aspartate aminotransferase family protein: MTHNPDPARQRGFRTRAVHAGHGLDPATGAHATPIYATSTFGYGSAERGARLFAGEEQGYFYSRLTNPTVRAFEEKVASLEGLPDAVAFASGMGAVSAVCLTLLKPGDELIFIAPLYGGTTGFLTEVAAKFGVTVHEAADETAAEALCGPRTRLIWVETPTNPALNIVDLERVSRMARACGALSVADNTFSSPYLTRPAEHGVDLVMHSATKYLGGHGDAIGGVLAGPADLLAEVRGVGLRHVGASLGPFEAYLFLRGLKTLPLRMDAHCAGAAELAAALDGHPALHALHYPGLSRHPGHEVARRQMRAFGGLLSLDLGSQAAAFTFLNSLTLFTQAVSLGDVESLSCHPGSTTHHLLGDEALLRQGVTPGLVRLSVGIEDPADLIDDVLSALDHVGTPARTDRDLSRA; this comes from the coding sequence ATGACCCACAATCCAGACCCGGCCCGCCAGCGGGGCTTCCGGACCCGCGCCGTCCACGCCGGACACGGCCTCGACCCGGCCACCGGCGCGCACGCCACGCCCATCTACGCCACCAGCACCTTCGGCTACGGCAGCGCCGAACGCGGCGCGCGCCTGTTTGCCGGTGAGGAACAGGGGTACTTCTACTCGCGCCTGACCAATCCCACCGTCCGCGCCTTCGAGGAGAAGGTCGCCAGCCTGGAAGGCCTGCCGGACGCCGTGGCCTTCGCCAGCGGCATGGGCGCCGTGTCCGCCGTGTGCCTGACCCTGCTGAAACCCGGCGACGAGCTCATCTTCATCGCGCCGCTGTACGGCGGCACGACCGGCTTCCTGACCGAGGTCGCCGCGAAGTTCGGCGTGACCGTCCACGAGGCGGCCGACGAGACCGCCGCCGAGGCCCTGTGCGGCCCCCGCACCCGCCTGATCTGGGTGGAGACGCCCACCAACCCCGCCCTGAACATCGTGGACCTTGAGCGCGTGTCGCGCATGGCTCGCGCCTGCGGCGCCCTGAGCGTCGCGGACAACACCTTCAGCAGTCCCTATCTGACCCGCCCGGCCGAACACGGCGTGGACCTCGTCATGCACAGCGCCACCAAGTACCTCGGCGGGCACGGCGACGCCATCGGCGGCGTCCTGGCCGGCCCCGCCGACCTGCTGGCCGAGGTGCGCGGCGTGGGCCTGCGCCACGTGGGCGCGTCCCTCGGGCCGTTCGAGGCGTACCTGTTCCTGCGCGGCCTGAAGACCCTCCCGCTGCGCATGGACGCCCACTGCGCCGGGGCCGCCGAACTGGCCGCCGCCCTGGACGGCCACCCGGCCCTGCACGCCCTGCACTACCCCGGCCTGAGCCGCCACCCGGGCCACGAGGTCGCCCGCCGCCAGATGCGCGCCTTCGGGGGCCTGCTGAGCCTCGACCTGGGCAGCCAGGCGGCCGCGTTCACGTTCCTGAACAGCCTGACGCTGTTCACGCAGGCCGTCAGCCTGGGCGATGTGGAAAGCCTGTCATGCCATCCGGGCAGCACCACCCACCACCTGCTGGGCGACGAGGCCCTGCTGCGCCAGGGCGTGACGCCCGGACTGGTCCGCCTGAGCGTGGGCATCGAGGACCCCGCCGACCTGATCGACGACGTCCTGAGCGCCCTGGATCACGTCGGGACGCCCGCCCGCACCGACCGCGACCTCAGCCGCGCCTGA
- a CDS encoding AMP-binding protein, protein MPLPALRALQLAQLQQMLALQDARVPAYRERFARAELTPGDLRCLEDLRAFPFTRKSDLRDHYPLGLCAAPRAELRRIHASSGTSGKPTVVAYDAHDLNVFAEVVARSLHAAGARPGMTFHNAYGYGLFTGGLGTHAGAERLGLCTVPVSGGGTERQLDLLLDLQPEVIACTPSYALVLAEGLERRGVLPGDLALRYAVLGAEPWAEKTRRAVQERLGVRATNIYGLSEIIGPGVSNEDVREQSGSYVWEDHFYPEIVDPQTGEPLPDGEWGVLILTSMTRTALPLLRYWTGDITRLLPGPNGTGRTLRRMDAVRGRSDDLIILRGVNVYPAQLEDALLRLGQTSPHYHVVLTRSGLMDELTLQLEVAAPAVSAAALAAEVERQVKAQVGVTIRCQPCEPGSLPRSEGGKLRRVTDLRQER, encoded by the coding sequence ATGCCGCTCCCGGCCCTGCGCGCCCTGCAACTGGCGCAGCTTCAGCAGATGCTGGCCCTGCAGGACGCGCGGGTCCCCGCGTACCGGGAACGGTTCGCGCGGGCGGAACTGACGCCCGGCGACCTGCGCTGCCTGGAGGACCTGCGGGCGTTCCCGTTCACCCGCAAGAGCGACCTGCGCGACCACTACCCCCTGGGCCTGTGCGCCGCGCCCCGCGCCGAGTTGCGCCGCATTCACGCCAGCAGCGGCACCAGCGGCAAACCCACCGTCGTGGCGTACGACGCGCACGACCTGAACGTCTTTGCCGAGGTCGTGGCGCGCAGCCTGCACGCGGCGGGTGCGCGGCCCGGCATGACCTTCCATAACGCCTACGGGTACGGGCTCTTCACCGGCGGCCTGGGCACCCATGCCGGGGCCGAGCGGCTGGGCCTGTGCACCGTGCCGGTCTCGGGCGGCGGGACCGAACGGCAACTGGACCTGCTGCTGGACCTGCAACCCGAGGTGATCGCCTGCACGCCCAGTTACGCGCTCGTGCTGGCCGAGGGACTGGAGCGGCGGGGCGTCCTTCCCGGCGACCTCGCGCTGCGTTACGCAGTACTGGGCGCGGAACCCTGGGCGGAAAAGACCCGCCGGGCCGTGCAGGAACGCCTGGGCGTGCGCGCCACGAACATCTACGGCCTATCCGAGATCATCGGCCCCGGCGTCAGCAACGAGGACGTGCGCGAACAGAGCGGCAGCTACGTCTGGGAGGATCACTTCTACCCTGAGATCGTGGACCCCCAGACCGGTGAACCCCTGCCGGACGGCGAGTGGGGCGTGCTGATCCTGACCTCCATGACCCGCACGGCCCTGCCGCTGCTGCGCTACTGGACCGGCGACATCACGCGCCTGCTGCCCGGCCCGAACGGCACCGGACGCACCCTGCGCCGCATGGACGCCGTGCGGGGCCGCAGCGACGATCTGATCATCCTGCGCGGCGTGAACGTGTACCCGGCGCAACTGGAGGACGCGCTGCTGCGCCTGGGGCAGACCAGCCCGCACTACCACGTCGTCCTGACCCGCAGCGGCCTGATGGACGAACTGACCCTGCAACTGGAGGTGGCGGCCCCCGCCGTGTCAGCTGCCGCGCTGGCCGCCGAGGTCGAACGGCAGGTCAAGGCGCAGGTGGGCGTGACCATCCGCTGCCAGCCCTGCGAGCCCGGCAGCCTGCCGCGCAGCGAGGGCGGCAAGCTGCGCCGCGTGACCGACCTGCGCCAGGAGCGCTGA
- a CDS encoding ATP-binding protein — protein MTAPTSSLLRRWQEVISALSTAVTLSQVRDALRGLGAAVDLAHPDDPPEPFPDSLPGTVTVELPVSGATGPLTARLHFAPDTPLGDVDHALLAALPPLIGAALTRTALPDGGRTRDREAALRAFMLLTEELGDASDPDALIRSADRGIRQLLPGVSLAYMDRVGSGWCVQFMSGNIELDLTGAAPGGLLTGISALDSAVRSGQPTFIDHWDAGAQGLPQTARYRAAALQAFYRDGQVSGLLAVGTTDHDTWTDLERGVFTAACRSLNLALSRAWHVQQLAEERAALAAFVSFEEQVLHTTDLLDLSTRAADVLRATLGDVDVAYLEAHHGQWTPVTSAADLPPELTDLLGGPLAPDTHTALTAQQAGQTLFLPFPDAPAGPHVPRAFAVHVTLRDGHPAGMLVMLNRAGRDWTERERSVFRSVGRSLGMALDRAAKDDLLRNQNASLQAQTRSLEAFAQLSADLGAQEDRYALIRRAQEVALSLLPTGFAVYYEPDTAPGGPRLWRLKSQVGDMGNPELQRTVDAGLDFERTLNLITPWRTREPLYQDAYALDTDGLTHTDGVGATACLPLLENGTPVGVFCMAQDHARPWTPADRSLLSSVTRSLALALDRARSVTELRRYSAELERSNAAMHAANEELEAFAYSVSHDLRAPVRHIAGFADLLRKALGQELDTNPKAARALNIITESTAHMNELIDAMLNLSRTARQELRVGPVDLNDLVRGVQTDLKPDLKGRSVQWRVSELPAVQGDAALLRQVLSNLMGNAVKYTTRRPEALIEIWAEAHPERWTVHVRDNGVGFDSRYAHKLFGVFQRLHRPEEFGGTGVGLANVRRILSRHGGSWAAQGAPDQGATFSFSLPRTD, from the coding sequence ATGACCGCCCCCACCTCCTCGCTGCTGCGCCGCTGGCAGGAGGTCATCAGCGCCCTGTCCACCGCCGTCACCCTCAGTCAGGTCCGCGACGCCCTGCGCGGCCTGGGAGCCGCCGTGGACCTCGCCCATCCGGACGACCCACCCGAACCCTTCCCGGACAGCCTGCCCGGCACGGTCACGGTCGAACTGCCGGTCAGCGGCGCGACCGGCCCGCTGACCGCCCGCCTGCACTTCGCGCCGGACACGCCCCTGGGCGACGTGGACCACGCCCTGCTCGCGGCCCTGCCGCCCCTGATCGGCGCGGCCCTGACCCGCACCGCCCTGCCGGACGGCGGCCGCACCCGCGACCGGGAAGCGGCCCTGCGCGCCTTCATGCTGCTGACCGAGGAACTCGGGGACGCGTCGGACCCGGACGCCCTGATCCGCAGCGCCGACCGTGGCATCCGTCAGCTGCTGCCGGGCGTCTCGCTGGCGTACATGGACCGCGTCGGCAGCGGCTGGTGCGTGCAGTTCATGTCCGGCAACATCGAACTGGACCTGACCGGCGCGGCCCCCGGCGGCCTCCTGACCGGCATCTCCGCGCTGGACAGCGCCGTGCGATCCGGACAGCCGACCTTCATCGACCACTGGGACGCCGGCGCCCAGGGCCTCCCGCAGACCGCGCGGTACCGCGCCGCCGCCCTGCAGGCCTTCTACCGCGACGGGCAGGTCAGCGGCCTCCTGGCGGTCGGCACCACCGACCACGACACCTGGACCGACCTGGAACGCGGCGTGTTCACCGCCGCCTGCCGCAGCCTGAACCTCGCCCTGAGCCGCGCCTGGCACGTGCAGCAACTCGCGGAGGAACGCGCCGCGCTGGCCGCCTTCGTGAGCTTCGAGGAGCAGGTCCTGCACACCACCGACCTGCTGGACCTCTCCACCCGCGCCGCCGACGTGCTGCGCGCCACCCTCGGCGACGTGGACGTCGCGTACCTCGAGGCGCACCACGGACAGTGGACGCCGGTCACGTCGGCGGCCGACCTGCCCCCGGAACTGACGGACCTGCTGGGCGGCCCCCTGGCCCCCGACACCCACACGGCCCTCACCGCGCAGCAGGCCGGGCAGACGCTGTTCCTGCCGTTCCCGGACGCCCCCGCCGGTCCCCACGTCCCCCGTGCGTTCGCAGTGCATGTCACGCTGCGCGACGGGCATCCGGCAGGCATGCTGGTCATGCTCAACCGCGCCGGGCGTGACTGGACCGAACGGGAACGCAGCGTGTTCCGCTCGGTGGGCCGCTCGCTGGGCATGGCCCTGGACCGCGCCGCGAAAGACGACCTGCTGCGCAACCAGAACGCCTCGCTTCAGGCGCAGACCCGCTCGCTGGAGGCGTTCGCGCAGCTCAGCGCCGACCTGGGCGCGCAGGAGGACCGCTACGCCCTGATCCGCCGCGCCCAGGAAGTCGCCCTGTCGCTGCTGCCCACAGGATTTGCCGTGTACTACGAACCCGACACCGCCCCCGGCGGCCCGCGCCTGTGGCGCCTGAAATCCCAGGTGGGCGACATGGGCAACCCGGAACTCCAGCGGACCGTGGACGCCGGACTGGACTTCGAACGGACCCTGAACCTGATCACGCCCTGGCGGACCCGCGAGCCGCTGTACCAGGACGCCTACGCCCTGGACACCGACGGCCTGACCCACACCGACGGGGTCGGCGCGACCGCCTGCCTGCCACTGCTGGAGAACGGAACGCCGGTCGGGGTGTTCTGCATGGCTCAGGATCATGCCCGCCCCTGGACTCCCGCCGACCGGTCACTGCTCAGCAGCGTCACGCGCAGCCTCGCCCTGGCCCTGGACCGCGCGCGGAGCGTCACGGAACTGCGGCGCTACTCGGCGGAACTCGAACGCAGCAACGCCGCCATGCACGCCGCCAACGAGGAACTCGAGGCCTTCGCGTACTCGGTCAGTCACGACCTGCGCGCCCCGGTGCGGCACATCGCGGGCTTCGCGGACCTGCTGCGCAAGGCGCTCGGTCAGGAACTGGACACCAACCCCAAGGCGGCGCGCGCCCTGAACATCATCACGGAATCCACCGCGCACATGAACGAACTGATCGACGCGATGCTGAACCTCTCCCGCACGGCGCGTCAGGAACTGCGCGTCGGACCCGTCGACCTGAACGACCTGGTGCGCGGCGTGCAGACCGACCTGAAACCCGACCTGAAGGGCCGCTCGGTGCAGTGGCGCGTGTCGGAACTGCCGGCCGTGCAGGGCGACGCGGCGCTGCTGCGGCAGGTCCTGTCGAACCTGATGGGTAACGCCGTGAAGTACACCACCCGCCGCCCCGAGGCCCTCATCGAGATCTGGGCCGAGGCGCACCCGGAACGCTGGACCGTGCACGTCCGCGACAATGGGGTCGGATTCGACAGCCGCTACGCACACAAACTGTTCGGCGTGTTCCAGCGCCTTCACCGCCCCGAGGAGTTCGGCGGCACCGGCGTGGGCCTCGCGAACGTGCGCCGCATCCTGTCCCGCCACGGGGGCAGCTGGGCCGCGCAGGGCGCGCCGGACCAGGGAGCGACCTTCTCGTTCTCCCTGCCGCGCACCGACTGA
- a CDS encoding biliverdin-producing heme oxygenase, whose protein sequence is MILPHLKASTREQHERAEAHLNLMDPALDRRRYGDVLRTMRSLYGTLEPRVGARLGEAGRAALDWPARLKVPLLDRDLRALDVAPAADLDAGTVDVFLRDEADAWGAAYVLEGATLGGQLVRRHLEARLGLRDEGTAFYSSYGPLTGPRWRAFGEALEARVAQGPDPATFTARATDAARRTFGLFVDRLAAAPEGRRPDPGRPVTRSLT, encoded by the coding sequence GTGATCCTGCCGCACCTGAAGGCCAGTACCCGCGAGCAGCACGAGCGGGCCGAAGCCCACCTGAACCTGATGGACCCGGCGCTGGACCGGCGGCGTTACGGGGACGTGCTGCGGACCATGCGGAGCCTGTACGGCACGCTGGAACCGCGCGTCGGGGCGCGGCTGGGCGAGGCGGGACGCGCGGCGCTCGACTGGCCGGCCCGCCTGAAGGTGCCGCTGCTGGACCGTGACCTGCGCGCCCTGGACGTGGCGCCCGCCGCCGACCTGGACGCCGGGACGGTCGACGTGTTCCTGCGGGACGAGGCGGACGCCTGGGGCGCGGCGTACGTGCTGGAGGGCGCCACGCTGGGCGGCCAGCTGGTCCGCCGTCACCTGGAAGCCCGGCTGGGCCTGCGCGATGAGGGAACGGCCTTCTACAGCAGTTACGGCCCGCTGACCGGGCCGCGCTGGCGGGCCTTCGGGGAGGCGCTGGAGGCGCGCGTGGCGCAGGGGCCGGACCCCGCGACCTTCACGGCCCGCGCGACCGACGCGGCCCGGCGCACCTTCGGGCTGTTCGTGGACCGGCTGGCCGCCGCGCCGGAGGGCCGCCGGCCGGATCCGGGCCGCCCGGTCACGCGGAGCCTGACGTGA
- a CDS encoding ATP-binding protein produces the protein MTGRSGDQPPGAVRTARLGAPVDLTNCDREPIHIPGAAQPHGVMLVLRDGQPEQVSGNTAGHFGLEVAQVLDGGLGVLLEPEVLERVQASLRSEALDDSPLFLLSTPVAGRGLFDLIAHRRAGLTILEFEAVTSGRPRVDAYAEVRRAMNRLNSAASLSEFTSVLAREVRQLTGFDRVMVYQFGEDGTGTVIAEERRDDLTPFLGLRYPASDIPQQARALYVQNMLRIIADVGYEPAPMFARGPEQEPLDMSYCVLRSVSPIHLQYLKNMGVGASMSVSLVRGQELWGLIACHHQTPRHLPYDLRSACELLGQVASVQVSARQEQLNQSYRLNLKTAQAQLVERMAEERDLLEALVGSDTNLLQLIDAPGAAVTLHGETVLLGVTPPREQVQALLAWLDTQPDGDVLHTTTLAREYPPAAAFSAQASGLLAVRLSRSRHDYVMWFRPEELQTVTWGGDPTKPVEVAPDGSDRLTPRRSFEAWMETVRGRSRPWQAEELAAARALRRAIMSVVLRRVEELGALNDHLERSNADLERSNADLDAFAYIASHDLKEPLRGLHNYSVFLLEAYEHQLDEDGAAKLRTLVRLTQRMDALIDSLLLYSRVGRVDLSFRPTDLNDLLRDVLDVLSPRLEQLRVQVQVPPDLPTLTVDRVRTGEVFSNLVTNAMKYNDSPQPTVQIGALRPGGRGDLRVPPGVPEHATVLFVRDNGIGIREKHFENIFRIFKRLHTRDQFGGGTGAGLTIVRKIVERHGGQIWVDSEYGQGSVFYFTLEA, from the coding sequence GTGACCGGCCGCAGCGGCGATCAGCCGCCCGGCGCGGTGCGCACGGCCCGGCTGGGCGCGCCGGTGGACCTCACGAACTGCGACCGGGAACCCATCCACATTCCGGGGGCGGCGCAGCCGCACGGGGTCATGCTGGTCCTGCGGGACGGGCAGCCCGAACAGGTCAGCGGGAACACCGCCGGGCACTTCGGGCTGGAGGTCGCGCAGGTGCTGGACGGCGGCCTGGGCGTCCTGCTGGAACCGGAGGTGCTGGAGCGGGTGCAGGCCTCGCTGCGCAGCGAGGCGCTAGACGACAGCCCGCTATTCCTGCTGAGTACGCCCGTCGCCGGGCGGGGCCTGTTCGACCTGATCGCGCACCGCCGCGCCGGGCTGACCATCCTGGAATTCGAGGCCGTGACGTCCGGCCGGCCCCGCGTGGACGCCTACGCGGAGGTCAGGCGCGCCATGAACCGCCTGAACAGCGCCGCGAGCCTCTCGGAGTTCACGTCGGTCCTGGCGCGCGAGGTGCGGCAACTGACGGGCTTCGACCGGGTGATGGTGTACCAGTTCGGGGAGGACGGCACGGGCACCGTGATCGCCGAGGAGCGCCGCGACGACCTGACGCCGTTCCTGGGGCTGCGTTACCCCGCGTCGGACATTCCGCAGCAGGCGCGGGCGCTGTACGTGCAGAACATGCTGCGGATCATCGCGGACGTGGGGTACGAACCCGCCCCGATGTTCGCGCGCGGGCCGGAGCAGGAGCCGCTGGACATGAGTTACTGCGTGCTGCGCAGCGTCTCCCCCATTCACCTGCAGTACCTGAAGAACATGGGGGTCGGGGCGTCCATGAGCGTCAGTCTGGTGCGCGGGCAGGAACTGTGGGGCCTGATCGCCTGTCATCACCAGACGCCCCGGCACCTGCCGTACGACCTGCGCTCGGCGTGCGAGTTGCTGGGGCAGGTGGCGAGCGTGCAGGTCAGCGCGCGGCAGGAGCAGCTGAACCAGTCGTACCGTCTGAACCTGAAAACCGCGCAGGCGCAGCTGGTCGAGCGCATGGCCGAGGAACGCGACCTGCTCGAGGCGCTGGTCGGGAGCGACACGAACCTGCTGCAACTGATCGACGCGCCCGGCGCGGCTGTGACCCTGCACGGCGAGACGGTCCTGCTGGGCGTCACGCCGCCGCGCGAGCAGGTTCAGGCGCTGCTGGCGTGGCTGGACACCCAGCCGGACGGGGACGTGCTGCACACGACGACCCTGGCGCGCGAGTACCCGCCCGCCGCGGCGTTCAGCGCGCAGGCGAGCGGCCTGCTCGCCGTGCGGCTCTCGCGGTCCCGGCACGACTACGTGATGTGGTTCCGGCCCGAGGAGTTGCAGACCGTCACCTGGGGCGGCGACCCGACCAAACCGGTCGAGGTGGCCCCGGACGGCTCCGACCGGCTCACGCCCCGGCGGTCCTTCGAGGCCTGGATGGAAACCGTGCGCGGCCGCTCCCGGCCCTGGCAGGCCGAGGAACTCGCGGCGGCGCGGGCGCTGCGCCGGGCGATCATGTCGGTCGTGCTGCGCCGCGTGGAGGAACTCGGCGCGCTGAACGACCACCTGGAACGCAGCAACGCGGACCTCGAGCGCAGCAACGCCGACCTGGACGCCTTCGCATACATCGCCAGTCACGACCTGAAGGAACCGCTGCGCGGCCTGCACAACTACTCGGTCTTCCTGCTCGAAGCGTACGAACATCAGCTCGACGAGGACGGCGCGGCGAAACTGCGGACGCTGGTGCGTCTCACGCAGCGCATGGACGCGCTGATCGACTCGCTGCTGCTGTACTCCCGTGTGGGACGCGTGGACCTGAGTTTCCGGCCCACCGACCTGAACGACCTGCTGCGCGACGTTCTGGACGTCCTGTCTCCCCGGCTGGAGCAGTTGCGGGTGCAAGTGCAGGTCCCGCCGGACCTGCCGACCCTGACCGTGGACCGCGTGCGGACCGGCGAGGTCTTCAGCAACCTCGTCACGAACGCCATGAAGTACAACGACAGTCCGCAGCCGACCGTGCAGATCGGCGCGCTGCGTCCCGGCGGGCGCGGGGACCTGCGCGTGCCGCCGGGCGTGCCGGAACACGCGACCGTGCTGTTCGTGCGCGACAACGGCATCGGTATCCGCGAGAAGCATTTCGAGAACATCTTCCGGATCTTCAAGCGTCTGCACACCCGCGACCAGTTCGGCGGCGGGACCGGCGCGGGCCTCACCATCGTCCGCAAGATCGTGGAACGCCACGGCGGGCAGATCTGGGTGGACAGCGAGTACGGTCAGGGCAGCGTGTTCTACTTCACGCTGGAGGCCTGA
- a CDS encoding response regulator gives MNVRPVLIVEDSDEDFEAMRWAMRRLGRHDPLERCCDGDEATERLRDRDRPWPRVVLLDLNLPGTDGLEVLAFIRRDPQLRSLPVVVLSTSASEEDVNACYDLGVNAYLIKPVNFEQFTEQLRVTLDFWLDLARLPEPPERP, from the coding sequence GTGAACGTACGGCCCGTCCTGATCGTCGAGGACAGCGACGAGGACTTCGAGGCGATGCGCTGGGCGATGCGCCGCCTGGGCCGCCACGACCCGCTGGAACGCTGCTGCGACGGGGACGAGGCCACCGAACGCCTGCGGGACCGCGACCGGCCCTGGCCGCGGGTGGTGCTGCTGGACCTGAACCTGCCCGGCACCGACGGCCTGGAGGTGCTGGCCTTCATCCGCCGGGACCCGCAGCTGCGCTCACTGCCGGTCGTGGTGCTGTCCACGTCGGCCAGCGAGGAGGACGTGAACGCCTGCTATGACCTGGGCGTGAACGCCTACCTGATCAAGCCCGTGAACTTCGAGCAGTTCACCGAGCAGCTGCGTGTCACGCTGGACTTCTGGCTGGACCTGGCCCGCCTGCCCGAACCGCCGGAACGCCCGTGA